From the Solibacillus sp. FSL R5-0449 genome, one window contains:
- a CDS encoding multidrug ABC transporter ATPase, whose amino-acid sequence MQNNRKKNTEPPIDNNPLIQAASLEVLAGLLATLAEGISTFASALALQEAQQQASNISQNNVDLQEVHEQLHYLTKEVKKISKALNL is encoded by the coding sequence TTGCAAAATAACCGTAAGAAAAACACTGAACCGCCAATCGATAACAACCCATTAATTCAAGCCGCTTCACTTGAGGTGCTGGCCGGTTTATTAGCTACGTTAGCGGAAGGGATTTCAACATTTGCATCCGCTCTTGCACTGCAGGAAGCACAGCAGCAGGCCAGTAATATCAGCCAAAATAATGTGGATCTCCAGGAAGTTCATGAACAACTACATTACTTAACGAAAGAAGTAAAAAAAATATCAAAAGCATTAAACCTGTAA